In Streptomyces sp. NBC_01717, one DNA window encodes the following:
- a CDS encoding TnsA-like heteromeric transposase endonuclease subunit, with protein sequence MLSLASVRHESVPVDVTLPATRWSDVSTLHDLARPYALSPDAVERLAMPSGWSSRWTTSWRLGRELVTCPVRDLNGVDMARTVPVRRFTWRTGQWHRPGLEYLVSTDRHHGFESFEEELLLLAADFAGRLIEALAQPFRLRFLTTDGAVDHIPDFLLLTRGTPWLVDVRPAERIAPEDEVKFAASAEVALTVGWNYSVVSGWRRHAVGLVDSFSVGRRPLSDRLGLQQQLLSAAAQGPMPFGSLVQQCSVPAVGRAQAIHLLWHRRLGLDMSGPLADASTVRLAPEAGRRLRTGW encoded by the coding sequence GTGCTTTCGCTGGCCTCTGTACGGCACGAGAGCGTGCCGGTCGACGTCACGCTTCCTGCGACGCGCTGGTCGGATGTGTCGACGCTGCATGATCTCGCGCGCCCGTACGCTCTCAGCCCCGATGCCGTCGAGCGGTTGGCCATGCCCTCGGGGTGGAGCTCCCGCTGGACCACGTCCTGGCGGCTCGGGCGCGAGCTGGTGACCTGCCCGGTCCGGGATCTGAACGGGGTGGACATGGCGCGCACTGTGCCTGTACGCCGCTTCACCTGGCGGACCGGGCAGTGGCACCGACCGGGGCTCGAATACCTGGTCAGTACCGATCGGCACCACGGGTTCGAGAGTTTCGAGGAGGAGTTGCTGCTGCTGGCCGCCGACTTCGCCGGTCGGCTGATCGAAGCCCTGGCTCAGCCCTTCCGGCTGCGGTTCCTGACCACAGACGGAGCCGTCGACCACATTCCCGACTTCCTGCTATTGACACGCGGGACGCCCTGGTTGGTAGATGTGCGCCCGGCCGAGCGCATCGCCCCCGAAGACGAGGTCAAGTTCGCCGCCTCGGCGGAGGTCGCGCTGACCGTCGGGTGGAACTACAGCGTGGTGTCGGGCTGGCGGCGGCACGCGGTGGGCCTGGTCGACAGCTTCTCCGTTGGAAGGCGGCCGCTGTCCGACCGCCTGGGCCTGCAGCAGCAACTGCTGTCGGCGGCTGCCCAAGGGCCGATGCCGTTCGGGTCGCTGGTGCAGCAGTGCAGCGTTCCGGCGGTCGGCCGAGCCCAGGCGATCCACCTGCTGTGGCACCGACGGCTGGGATTGGACATGTCGGGCCCCTTGGCGGACGCGAGCACGGTCCGTCTAGCCCCCGAGGCAGGGCGCCGGCTGCGGACGG
- a CDS encoding cupin domain-containing protein codes for MRRGRMPPGIYSDTGWPTPRNGTILPPDIVVARSPGRVPYPAASLAFQREAVWVLDGRLTFHEGDAVHELNPGDSIDVDEPVPHVFANTSDAECRYAIILTRVERP; via the coding sequence ATGCGCCGCGGCCGTATGCCGCCGGGAATCTACTCGGACACCGGATGGCCGACGCCACGGAATGGCACGATCCTGCCACCGGATATCGTCGTCGCCAGATCACCGGGCCGCGTGCCGTATCCGGCAGCATCCCTGGCCTTCCAACGGGAGGCCGTCTGGGTACTCGACGGCCGGCTGACCTTCCACGAAGGCGATGCAGTGCACGAACTCAACCCGGGCGACTCGATCGACGTCGACGAACCCGTCCCGCACGTCTTCGCCAACACCAGCGATGCCGAGTGCCGCTATGCGATCATCCTCACCCGCGTCGAAAGGCCGTGA
- a CDS encoding TIGR03619 family F420-dependent LLM class oxidoreductase: MELGLALPTAGPQTSPETIVKVAKEAERLGYAALWTFERLLRPIDKVVLWTGREPEMVPEFYGSTYEPLETLSHIAAVTERIKLGTAVLVAPLHVPVMLARRLATLDRVSGGRVIAGLGQGWQHNEFETANVSIGRKGARTEEFIAAMRAAWGPDPVRHEGEFYRIAPSQVNPKPFRARIPVLLAANAPAAVKRARTDRGRPDPDRLFGAGTARHRVHAP, from the coding sequence ATGGAACTCGGTCTGGCACTGCCCACCGCCGGGCCGCAGACCTCGCCGGAGACGATCGTCAAGGTCGCCAAGGAGGCCGAACGGCTCGGCTACGCCGCCTTGTGGACGTTCGAACGCCTGCTCCGCCCGATTGACAAGGTCGTGCTGTGGACGGGGCGTGAACCCGAGATGGTGCCGGAGTTCTACGGCTCGACATACGAGCCGCTGGAGACGCTGAGCCATATCGCCGCCGTGACCGAGCGGATCAAGCTTGGCACCGCGGTCCTGGTGGCGCCGCTGCACGTACCCGTGATGCTCGCCCGCCGGCTCGCCACCCTGGACCGGGTCAGCGGCGGTCGGGTCATTGCCGGCCTGGGACAGGGGTGGCAGCACAACGAGTTCGAGACGGCGAACGTGTCGATCGGCCGCAAGGGCGCCCGCACGGAGGAATTCATCGCGGCGATGCGGGCCGCGTGGGGCCCGGACCCGGTCCGGCACGAAGGCGAGTTCTACCGGATCGCGCCGTCGCAGGTGAACCCCAAGCCGTTCCGGGCCCGCATTCCGGTGCTGCTGGCCGCGAATGCGCCGGCCGCCGTCAAGCGCGCACGGACGGATCGCGGACGGCCTGATCCCGATCGCCTCTTCGGCGCAGGAACTGCGCGACATCGTGTCCACGCTCCATGA
- a CDS encoding TDT family transporter, which yields MMLAPRIPLNFFGMSFGLAGLAETWLTAAQQGHAPDTVGVVLLVIAALVWLATVVGYLRYVGAGAGRLKADLTDAVAGPFASLALITPMILAAQGLAPHAANAGKIVVDVFLVLTVLLGGWFTGQWVYGPLELDHLHPGYFLPTVAGGLIAAASAADVGQQRLAEVMFGLGLICWLILGSMILTRLLFRPSLPAPLLPTLAIEVAPAAVASLAYFAINGGLDIFAAGLAGYGLLMVLAQLRLLPLFLPLKFTPSTWAFTFSWAAVCTVALHWIETGRPAGHLAYTYLVLAAVTALIGAIALRTLIALGRRQLLPKPPAVRP from the coding sequence ATGATGCTAGCCCCTCGAATCCCGCTCAACTTCTTCGGCATGTCCTTCGGCCTGGCCGGTCTGGCCGAGACGTGGTTGACCGCCGCCCAGCAGGGCCATGCGCCCGACACGGTGGGAGTTGTCCTGCTGGTCATCGCAGCACTGGTGTGGCTGGCTACCGTTGTCGGCTATCTGCGGTACGTGGGAGCCGGCGCCGGGCGGCTGAAAGCCGACCTGACGGACGCTGTTGCCGGGCCATTTGCCTCGCTTGCCCTGATCACCCCCATGATCCTGGCCGCCCAGGGCCTCGCTCCGCATGCCGCGAACGCAGGGAAGATCGTGGTCGACGTCTTCCTCGTGCTGACCGTGCTGCTCGGCGGATGGTTCACTGGACAGTGGGTCTACGGCCCGCTTGAACTGGACCATTTGCACCCGGGGTACTTTCTGCCCACTGTCGCAGGCGGCCTGATCGCTGCTGCTTCGGCGGCCGATGTCGGACAACAGCGATTGGCTGAAGTCATGTTCGGACTCGGGCTGATTTGCTGGCTCATTCTTGGCTCGATGATCCTGACCCGGTTGCTGTTTCGTCCGTCCCTGCCGGCGCCGCTCCTGCCGACGCTCGCCATTGAGGTGGCACCGGCCGCAGTGGCATCACTGGCCTATTTCGCTATCAACGGCGGCCTCGACATCTTCGCCGCCGGACTGGCCGGGTACGGACTGCTGATGGTTCTGGCGCAACTGCGCCTGCTGCCGCTGTTCCTCCCCCTCAAGTTCACACCCAGCACGTGGGCGTTCACGTTCTCCTGGGCCGCGGTCTGCACCGTGGCACTGCACTGGATCGAGACCGGCCGCCCCGCGGGTCACCTCGCCTACACCTACCTCGTGCTTGCTGCGGTCACCGCGCTCATCGGCGCAATCGCCTTGCGCACGCTGATTGCTCTGGGCCGCCGCCAGCTTCTTCCCAAGCCGCCCGCTGTGCGCCCATGA
- a CDS encoding HD domain-containing protein: MANDFSAAGVQVPDSKLAGEATQLVRDTTNDLIYDHSRRVYFFGSLQGRNRDLSFDPELLYVAAMFHDLGLGEPFHDSGRRFEVDGADEARRFLQARSVPEDSIRRVWTAIALHTTPGVPEFMEPEVALVTAGVETDVLGIGYDEISEAERSAVVALHPRPDFKRRILDAFTEGVRPKPETTFGNVKADVLAHYVPGFERGDFVRTILDSPWPE, encoded by the coding sequence GTGGCGAACGACTTTTCCGCGGCTGGAGTGCAGGTCCCGGATTCAAAACTGGCGGGTGAGGCGACTCAGCTCGTCCGGGACACTACGAATGATCTCATCTACGATCACTCGCGGCGGGTGTACTTCTTCGGCAGCCTTCAAGGCCGCAACCGGGATCTCAGCTTTGACCCGGAGCTGCTCTATGTCGCGGCGATGTTCCATGACCTTGGGTTGGGCGAGCCGTTCCACGACAGTGGGCGCCGGTTCGAGGTGGACGGGGCCGACGAGGCCCGACGCTTCCTGCAGGCAAGGAGCGTGCCCGAGGACAGCATTCGCCGTGTGTGGACCGCTATCGCCCTGCACACCACTCCGGGCGTCCCGGAGTTCATGGAGCCGGAAGTAGCTCTGGTGACGGCGGGCGTGGAGACCGACGTGCTGGGCATCGGTTATGACGAGATTTCAGAGGCGGAGCGTTCCGCAGTGGTGGCTCTGCATCCCCGCCCCGACTTCAAGCGCCGCATTCTGGACGCCTTCACCGAGGGCGTGCGGCCCAAGCCGGAAACCACCTTCGGTAACGTCAAGGCCGATGTCCTCGCCCACTATGTGCCTGGCTTCGAGCGTGGTGACTTCGTCCGCACCATCCTGGACTCCCCGTGGCCCGAGTAA